The Littorina saxatilis isolate snail1 linkage group LG1, US_GU_Lsax_2.0, whole genome shotgun sequence nucleotide sequence TATAATGCTATTTCTACTTTCAGTTcctccatgcacacacacacacagttcattcaCACAATTCAATACATGAACAAAATCAAAAGTTTGCAATCCCTTGTTATTAAATACCTCAGTCACCTAGTATGAATGACACATCAAATGAAGTCACTAAATGGAAAAAAGTGAAAATgttaaacacaaacaaaaacaaaagctctCTGAATGATTATTTGATGACCCCAAAAAGGAGCACTTGAGACATAAATATGTATGAATTGTATGTTAAAGGCCCAATACCTGCCACAAAGCTGTCTCAAATCGGCACAAAATAAGACTCAGGAGGTCAAATAACGTGtggaaaagaaaaaattaaCTAAAAAACTAAAAATAGGCAGATCTAAGTGTTTTGACGGTTAGCGTTACACAGTAAGAACAAAGAAGGGTGATTTGTGCATTTGAGATTGCGGTCGTCAATCATCCTCTTTGACTGTTTACCATAGTTACGGGGCATATTTGAGTAAAACGTTCTCCTAGTTTTAGGTGTGTCTTAGGGTACAGTTCATACTCCACATTATTTTGGAGGCTGAACTCGTAAAAAAATTCAGTAGGTTTCCTTCATTATATTTAACAATTTCTGCCCCTTGCACCCCACTACCCACCCACCACAAAGTGATTGATCCCATTACGTGACTCCCTAGCGACTATAATCTGTAcagcatacaaacacaaaagtcACAAAGTAACCATAAAAAATGCTTATCCTGAAATTAAACAAAACCTAAAATCATACGACTATAAATCTGGAGATTTCATTCAGTCGAAGAGGTAATACCAACAAATCTGAAAAGTGTTCAATCCATTTAGTCAATAGCACTAGTTATCATTCAGAGAACATATTTCTTCAGATAAACAATAAAAAGAAATATCAAACTGTATCAGTACATTTCAGGCAATCCCAACAGTCCTCATCCCCTGGTTCAGAGCCCTGAACAAAACCGACACACTGCAGGTGGTACCACTCTGGGCAGGAGTCACACTTGACTGAAAAGTCACAGAAGGCTTCCGGTTCTTCAGAAATGTCCTTAAAGCAGACCCCACAACGGTAGACTTTCAAGACAGTGTCCTTTTTGGACACTTTGGTGTTCTTTCTAGTTGCTCGCTTGCGTTTCAGGGGTGGGATGTTTGGCAGGAGAAGAGGTGGGGAGCTGGGACGTTGCGAATCATGGTCTGAGCTTGACTGTTCCTGTTCCATTTGACCAGAGCTGCATGACGCGGTGCCAGGACAGTTTCCGGGGCGACTTTGTTGAAGAAGTGCAGGTGCCACCCGGCTCTCCCAGAACCACGTCAAATTTGGAAGCATCTTCTGCCAGAAAGCTTCGTCAAATGGAACAGGAACAATCAAACTCCCATGCTCTGTGAAAATGAAAAGATCACAACATGGTCGGTTGGTCAGGGCCATCTGCCCTTGAATTTGTCCATAGTATGTATGGGTCTTTTTCAGGGAGATTTTTCCATCAATCTCCTCCAAGTATGGAACGTTCTGTACAGTTGGCACTTGGTGTTTGATTGTCTCAGGACACTTCACCTCACAGAGCCCCTCACCACAGCAATCACATGTGGTGAGAAGGTCAGGGCTTGAGGCGAGGAATGGGAAATCATGGGAGATTACCAAACCACTGTCACGTGCAGAccatttcttgtgttttttgctGACCTGCTGCATGTAGCTGCGTTTTGCTGCAGGTTCAAGTGACAGGCCATGCTTCATTGCCACAGTTAGTGGTGCGGCTCCTCTCCCTAAAACCTTATCCTCCAGCCAGGTTGACTGTTCATGTCTGCCACTGCCAGTCTGCTTTtttgctgtctctgtctttgtgtggaCATTATAGAACACAGAGGATGTGATGCGGCCTTGTCGCTGTCTCTGCCATTCAGCGCAATCCCCCTGGCTTCTTGTCGCCTCCTCCACCGCCGCTAGCACTTCTGGTGTTGCTGACATAGCTGCCTTCAGTTCTTCTTTTGTAGCACAAGCCCCGGCAAGATCAGCTATGGGCTGAGGCAGAGTCGGCCTGTCTGGTTGTGCTGGTTTCTGTTTCAGTCTAGTCAGTATGAAGACACTGTCACTCGCCTCCTCCTGAAACAAAGTCTGTAGTTTCTGAGCCATTGCAGTTGTGTTGGACAGAATCTCATTGTGTTCAGGTGAGAACGGCTGAAATTTCTTCCGTTCAAGCCTGGCCTTCTCCTTGTACCCCCGTGGCGTTTTCTGTCCATAGACGTCAGAGGCCACGTGGGTGTCCCGCCATCTGCGGGGTTTTCGAGCCACAGGCCCACTTGGCGTCACCCAGCTGCAGAGACTTTCAGTTGACCGCAGGTCTGTGGCACCACATTTCACTGCAGCCTCCACACGGAACAAGAGGCCTGCAATGTGGTTACAGGACCCCAACACCCCTGCAGGACAGGTGCAGTGTGCAGTCTTGATCTCGCCTCCTGCAGAATCCCCACATTTCTTGGATGCCATCACCCAGACTCTGTAGGGTTTGTTCCGGATGCTCATCGAAGGGTAGACAGCAGCCTTCAAAATGCAGCATGGTGCTGACTGCCTCACTGGGTGGTACAGTATCTCGCGTACCCACTCACACCTGAAGTAGCGATAGGCCTTGCCTTCTTTATAATTGTTCAGCAGTCTGTGAACCAAGTCCGTCTTGCTTGCTGCAGTCTTCTTCAGGTAGTCACTAATGTCACTTATATAAATACTGGGCCAAGAAAACCGACCAGTTTCTTCCGTCAGCCACCCATCCTCAAAAGTAGCAGGATCAGGATACACGTCCCCGTCAACAGCCAGCTTCCTCTTGTACTCATCAAGAagccgcctctctctctcctcagcTTCATCGTCGATAGGGGTGTCCGACTCGAAAGCAGCCCAACTcctaaaacagaaaaatatgACCCATGTATTTCTTGGTTTAAGCTAAGTCttacaattttttattttttttaacatctaCTGATCTAGTCTTCTTGACGTTTGAGTTTGCACTAAAGATGAAACACAACTTCTGGTTACCTTCACCACTCTATTTTAAAACCTCTCTGACTGAAAAGGTATGTAAATTATAATCAAATTTAATGAGTTGATGATAGTGATCTTTAATAAAAAAGTATACCCCCCACACTCCCctacacccaacacacacacactcactgagaCATACTTTCAGTCTCAGTACTGACTGATGTCATGAAGTAAACTGGCACactggaaaaaaataaaataaataagaaaataagGTCACATCACCGTGCAAAAATCATTAACTGTTTGTAAGTTTCAAATCTGATTTgctgaaagagaaaaaaaaaaacaggcaacaacaacaacttgaaGTAACTGAACTTGCTGCTCGTCAGCACAGCTCCGGGCCCCTGCAAAACTACGTTGTAGCATGACATCAACTTCGAAGGACACACAAACGTTTAAATTTTAACTCACCGTGCAACAAGTTGTTCAAAATCGCCCTCCACGCTTAGCTTCCTGACACTCAGGAAGTATTTAAGGGCATCAAGGCTCCAAAGCCGTAGTTTTTGCAGGGAAAAATCGCTCAGGTCCATGGTACTCTCAGATCGCAGTGAAAATGACCGGTGCTCGCAGGTTGCGTGGGGTGAACTGCGCATGCGCGAGTCGCGGAATAGGCAATCCGTctatgcgttcagtttcattctgtgagttcgactgagcttgactaaatgttgtattttcgccttacgcgacttgtttttccttctgtacgtgtgtgtgtgtgcgtgtgtgtgtgtgtttctctatCTATCGTTCTCTAGGCCTGCCTCCATGtctgtcttttctgtctgtgtttctgtttgtcgatctgtatatctgtccgtctgtctgtccgtcctctctctctctccctctctatcaaTCTgtttctctcaatctctctctctctctctctctctctctctctctctccccccccccccctctctctctatcagtctttctcctctctctttctctctctcagtctctctatcactctctcttcGTTTGATCGTTTtcagtctgtatgtctgtctgtctgtctgtctgtctatctctctatcataccttcccctctctctctcctctctttgaTCTCCCCATCTACCCCCAAACCTGACGCCATGAAGTGTAGAATGGAAATCGGTGGTGAATGTGTGTAAAAATGGAACCCAAACCGGCGAGAAGACCAGAGTGGAGGGGGGCCCAAGGTCGACGTGAAGTGTGGAACAAACAGCGAGGCTTCAAGTTGACAGCCCGGGCTGCATTCAGTCCACACACCACTCTGCTGCCCATTATTTAGCCAACGTTTGCACAGGCCAGCTTCGACCCCccgctccctctcccccctccactCCTCTGATCCAGCACCCCCTCTCCATTGTATGTGGACCCAGCAATTGTTTTAGGACCCCTTCGAAATAGAAGAGCAGGAGTGCACAGGAATGTAACCCCTTCGAAGAGCGCACGGTAGAACAAACTCAAGTTGAGCAGTCACGGTCTTCATGGTTGCAATTGCCAAGTAGGATCCAAGCCGTTGCGCTTGTCCTGAGATTGTACGAAAGAGAGGTCCAAGGTAAGCACGTCAGTGTAGAGCGAATGGCGAAAGAACTTTATTTTTAGCGCAGCTATAGTGCCAAGCTTGATCCAGGTCGTTGCAGCGGTCATAGGTGTTTACAAAGCGTGAGTCTGAGGTTTACACCTCGGGGTGGAGCGCATGTTCGAGCACATTCGTTTTGAGAAGGGCTTCATTACTGACTGGATTCAGTCCATTGCAGTGGTCTTCGGAGTGAACATAGCGATGGAGGGTTCGAACGAAATGTCAGTGATCCGCTGGGCCCCGTGTCAACATTTGCTCCTCGCCTCCGTTTTCACACTTGCCCAGTGGCCAGGAATCTGCTCTAGCGTTAGACCCGTGCGTTTTCCTCCCTCTGTCTCATCTCTTCACATTGCATTTTTTGTTGCAGCAAACTTTATCCGTGATATGTTGCAAACTCTTTGTCTGATTGTGAATGTGTCTTGTGTCAcagttgttgtgttgtgttgtgtgtgttgtgtgtgtgtgtgtgtgtgcgtgtgtgtgcgtgtgtgtgcgtgttgtgttgtgtcagttgtgttgtgtggtgtgtgtttgtgtgagtgtgcgctTGCGCGTGTTTGCTTGCGTGTGCGAACGTGCGTCCGTGAGTGCTgatgtgtgttaatgtgtgtgtgtgcgtgtgtttttctgtgtgaaTCTGTATGTCCGCCTTTTACTTTTGTTTATACTCCTTGACATTGTTTCCTTTAAAAGAAGCCCATACACTGCAGTTTAGTGATGGCTGCGAAGATGATCAAAAGTCTTGAAACAGCGTGTCAGTGGTGCTATCCACACCGAAGTTGATGTTACAGTCAAaactgccctggcgaccacctctctaaTGAGagcacctgcccacaacgaccattCCGAAGGATCCCTGACGAGTTTTTACACTATATAATTTTCCTTTTCATTGTGACCACCGGTCTCTaatgaccacttttggtcggtcccttggtggtcgttatagacactTCTCTCAGGTGTTTCGAGTGCACACAGGACAATCATATTCTCAGCGAGGTCCATTAACAACCGTTTGACTTTTCTGCGAAGTTCAACGTATCTCTGCACTAATAGTTTTAACATTCTAATCGATGATCCAAGGAACGCCACACAATAGACTTCGCATGAATTCAACGGTTTGTATACATATAATATAGAACATATGGCACACTGAGCGATGTGTCCGTTCAGAAAATCCATTTTGCATCGCATGCAGCAACATAACAGTTGCCTGCAACCTCGTGGTCATAATAAAATGAGCAAAAGATA carries:
- the LOC138975397 gene encoding uncharacterized protein, with the protein product MRSSPHATCEHRSFSLRSESTMDLSDFSLQKLRLWSLDALKYFLSVRKLSVEGDFEQLVARSWAAFESDTPIDDEAEERERRLLDEYKRKLAVDGDVYPDPATFEDGWLTEETGRFSWPSIYISDISDYLKKTAASKTDLVHRLLNNYKEGKAYRYFRCEWVREILYHPVRQSAPCCILKAAVYPSMSIRNKPYRVWVMASKKCGDSAGGEIKTAHCTCPAGVLGSCNHIAGLLFRVEAAVKCGATDLRSTESLCSWVTPSGPVARKPRRWRDTHVASDVYGQKTPRGYKEKARLERKKFQPFSPEHNEILSNTTAMAQKLQTLFQEEASDSVFILTRLKQKPAQPDRPTLPQPIADLAGACATKEELKAAMSATPEVLAAVEEATRSQGDCAEWQRQRQGRITSSVFYNVHTKTETAKKQTGSGRHEQSTWLEDKVLGRGAAPLTVAMKHGLSLEPAAKRSYMQQVSKKHKKWSARDSGLVISHDFPFLASSPDLLTTCDCCGEGLCEVKCPETIKHQVPTVQNVPYLEEIDGKISLKKTHTYYGQIQGQMALTNRPCCDLFIFTEHGSLIVPVPFDEAFWQKMLPNLTWFWESRVAPALLQQSRPGNCPGTASCSSGQMEQEQSSSDHDSQRPSSPPLLLPNIPPLKRKRATRKNTKVSKKDTVLKVYRCGVCFKDISEEPEAFCDFSVKCDSCPEWYHLQCVGFVQGSEPGDEDCWDCLKCTDTV